A single genomic interval of Dysidea avara chromosome 6, odDysAvar1.4, whole genome shotgun sequence harbors:
- the LOC136259366 gene encoding uncharacterized protein has translation MIAAVSLVKLLRRRLLLASSVLFLSHLVTGVGLSSVQTSEETYPCMLHSGKRYQPEMSEVTELLKAWKEEREKEKEEQRAEREEEKRRYEGRLEQQQERFERLIEGLTAERRPRRVEVGPESLKLTKLTESDDIEAFLTTFERAVEAHGVDRDKRAAILAPQLTGKARLAYAAMTDADARDYDRVKTAIFQRYDINEETYRRRFRSIKPLENETPVELAIRVKDLAEKWLRDCRDREAVVDVMVKEQFVEVLPEEVRVWVKERKPRNTQEAGILAEDYRQARKVELWAPAQKTGVKKGTPGQRGCYSCGQLGHMAKDCSSSGKKVSPSTSKGEDVLKVEKRLKKDEKPFLCYNCGGRGHTSRQCPSDAFFCGAKRLRDHRGKKPLVRQSFRCKGFVEGQYVNDMVLDTGCSRTLVRRELVREDKLNLEKLVTVQCAHGDAVEYPVATVEISGQGRVVIVEAAVSDKLPHSVLSGTDVPELVSWLKSEDQALMVVTRSQAGRRSRSQPGQDRGEHDVALSDSGEVLDSGELVETTSVSGEVAEEPGNKEFRAEAEEGNMSVGLPLQELEEESNLPVDGDVLASEFNLSDDMFVGGEKDKGPRKPRSERRKMRYKHARAQRACVGDLNPAISKEELRKLQDADLMIQDLRELKPDQVVEQDGLWYHLWVKRQPPGQTVKQLLLPKPYHHIVCKLAHSIPIAGHLGRDKTVCRITQRFYWPTVFRDVAEYCRRYPQCQKTARGSQLRVPLVPLPVMKEPFERIAMDIVGPLPRSRRGNQYILVVCDYATRYPEAIPLRSIDAGTVAEHLIQLFSRVGIPREILSDQGTNFMSQLLRELYNLLNITQIRTSPYHPQTDGLVERFNKTLKSMLRKLVSKEGKNWDSLLPYVLFAYREVPQSTTGFSPFELLYGREVRGPLDVLREEWEASKKSDESVLSHILQVREKLEEMSELVSENVREAQRCQKLWYDQNTRERVLEPGEEVLVLLPTSSNKLLVKWQGPYRVIRRVGEVNYELSMPDKRRRKAIFHVNMLKKWHQAEDTCLWAASVDSEEEEDTPSWRGESGKSPSVGSQLTEQQKGQLLELLTEFKTVMSGKCGRTSIGQHRIRTVEGLPVRQRPYRMPHIYREAVEKELEMMLEEGVIEPCVSEWASPMVIVKKKDDTIRLCVDYRRLNAGTQLDAYPMPRVEDILDQLGQAKYITTLDLAKGYWQVPVAEEDRHKTAFITTKGLYQFKMMPFGLCGAPATFQRMMDEVIRGMDKFASAYLDDLIVFSYNWEDHLTHLRVMLNRLGEVGLTTKPSKCQLAMAECTYLGHVVGNGVVKPEATKLQTIEQFPLPTTKKQVRSFLGLAGYYRRFIPDYATIAAPLTELIRKYEPERISWSEGCNRAFCELKGRLLSYPVLRNVNFSLPFTLQVDASDVGVGAVLSQIDEEGMDHPVAYFSRKLLPRE, from the coding sequence ATGATTGCTGCTGTATCCCTGGTGAAGCTATTGAGGAGACGGCTACTGTTGGCTAGCTCGGTGTTGTTCCTATCACATTTGGTGACAGGAGTGGGATTGTCCTCCGTGCAGACGTCAGAGGAGACCTACCCGTGTATGCTCCATTCTGGGAAACGCTATCAGCCAGAGATGAGCGAGGTCACTGAGCTATTGAAGGCCTGGAAGGAGGAGCGAGAGAAGGAGAAGGAAGAGCAACGAGCAGAGCGAGAGGAAGAGAAGAGGCGGTACGAGGGACGCCTAGAACAGCAGCAAGAACGTTTTGAGAGACTTATTGAAGGTCTAACGGCAGAGAGAAGGCCGCGTCGCGTGGAAGTAGGGCCAGAATCACTGAAGTTGACAAAACTTACGGAGAGTGACGACATTGAGGCTTTCTTAACAACTTTCGAGAGAGCAGTGGAGGCTCATGGGGTGGACAGAGATAAGCGTGCTGCTATCCTGGCACCTCAGTTGACGGGGAAAGCTCGTCTGGCCTACGCCGCGATGACTGACGCCGATGCTAGAGACTACGACAGAGTGAAGACAGCCATTTTCCAGCGTTACGATATTAATGAGGAGACTTACCGACGACGCTTCCGTTCTATCAAGCCCTTGGAGAACGAGACGCCGGTGGAGTTGGCAATTCGAGTGAAGGACCTGGCAGAGAAATGGCTAAGGGACTGTCGAGACAGGGAGGCTGTGGTAGATGTAATGGTGAAGGAGCAGTTTGTGGAAGTACTACCAGAGGAGGTAAGGGTCTGGGTGAAGGAGAGGAAGCCTAGAAATACACAGGAGGCTGGTATACTGGCAGAAGACTACCGTCAAGCCAGGAAGGTAGAGCTGTGGGCACCTGCTCAGAAGACTGGTGTTAAGAAAGGAACACCTGGTCAGAGGGGTTGCTATTCTTGTGGACAGCTGGGACACATGGCTAAGGACTGTAGCAGTAGTGGTAAGAAGGTGAGCCCATCCACTTCCAAGGGTGAGGATGTGCTGAAGGTGGAGAAGAGGCTGAAGAAGGATGAGAAGCCTTTCCTATGTTACAATTGTGGGGGACGTGGACATACTTCAAGGCAGTGCCCCAGTGATGCGTTCTTCTGTGGTGCAAAGAGATTGAGAGACCATCGTGGGAAGAAGCCACTGGTAAGACAGTCATTTCGCTGTAAGGGGTTTGTAGAAGGTCAGTATGTTAATGACATGGTATTAGATACTGGTTGCTCTAGAACTTTGGTGAGGAGAGAACTTGTAAGAGAGGATAAGTTGAATTTGGAGAAGTTGGTTACGGTGCAATGTGCACATGGAGATGCTGTTGAGTACCCTGTGGCTACTGTAGAGATTAGTGGGCAGGGGAGAGTGGTTATAGTGGAGGCAGCCGTGTCAGACAAGTTGCCACACTCAGTATTGTCAGGTACTGATGTTCCAGAATTGGTGAGCTGGTTGAAGAGTGAGGACCAGGCTCTTATGGTGGTGACCCGGAGCCAAGCTGGCAGGCGGAGCAGGAGTCAGCCTGGGCAAGATAGGGGGGAGCATGATGTAGCTTTGTCAGATAGTGGAGAAGTGTTGGATAGCGGAGAATTGGTAGAGACTACTTCAGTTAGCGGAGAGGTAGCAGAGGAGCCAGGCAACAAGGAGTTCAGAGCAGAGGCAGAAGAGGGTAATATGAGTGTAGGATTGCCCTTACAGGAGCTCGAAGAGGAGTCAAATCTGCCTGTTGATGGGGATGTGCTGGCAAGTGAGTTTAATTTGAGTGATGATATGTTTGTAGGTGGTGAGAAGGACAAGGGCCCAAGAAAGCCTAGGTCTGAGAGAAGGAAGATGCGTTATAAGCACGCCAGAGCTCAGAGGGCATGTGTTGGGGATCTTAACCCAGCTATTTCAAAGGAGGAGTTACGGAAGCTTCAAGATGCTGATTTGATGATTCAGGATCTGAGGGAATTGAAACCGGACCAAGTAGTGGAGCAAGATGGCTTGTGGTACCATTTATGGGTAAAGAGGCAGCCACCTGGGCAGACGGTGAAGCAGTTGCTTTTACCCAAACCATACCATCATATTGTTTGTAAGTTAGCTCATTCTATTCCAATTGCAGGACACCTTGGCCGGGATAAGACAGTCTGTAGAATTACACAGCGGTTTTATTGGCCCACAGTATTCCGAGATGTAGCAGAATACTGCAGGAGATATCCACAGTGTCAGAAAACTGCTAGAGGGAGTCAACTCAGAGTACCACTTGTTCCCTTACCAGTGATGAAGGAACCGTTCGAGAGGATAGCCATGGACATTGTGGGTCCATTACCACGTAGCAGGAGAGGTAATCAATACATTTTAGTTGTATGTGATTATGCAACGAGGTACCCGGAGGCTATTCCTTTACGTTCCATTGATGCTGGGACAGTGGCAGAACACCTCATACAATTGTTCTCTAGAGTTGGCATTCCCAGGGAGATCCTGTCTGATCAGGGTACTAACTTTATGTCACAGTTGTTAAGGGAGTTGTACAACTTGTTGAATATCACCCAAATCCGTACTTCACCATACCATCCACAAACGGACGGCTTGGTGGAAAGATTCAACAAGACCCTTAAATCAATGTTGAGGAAGTTAGTAAGTAAGGAGGGTAAGAATTGGGATAGTTTGTTGCCATATGTGTTGTTTGCGTACCGTGAGGTACCTCAATCTACCACAGGGTTCTCGCCATTTGAATTGTTGTACGGTAGAGAAGTGAGGGGTCCATTAGATGTGCTGAGAGAAGAGTGGGAGGCGAGTAAGAAGAGTGACGAGAGTGTATTGTCCCACATCCTGCAAGTGAGAGAGAAGTTAGAAGAGATGTCAGAGTTGGTAAGTGAGAATGTGAGAGAGGCACAAAGGTGTCAGAAGTTATGGTATGATCAGAATACTAGAGAGAGAGTGTTAGAGCCTGGAGAGGAGGTATTAGTGTTGTTGCCAACTTCAAGCAACAAATTGTTGGTTAAGTGGCAGGGACCCTATCGTGTGATACGCAGGGTAGGGGAAGTAAACTATGAGTTGTCCATGCCAGACAAGAGGAGGAGGAAGGCCATATTTCATGTGAACATGTTAAAGAAATGGCACCAGGCAGAAGATACATGCTTGTGGGCGGCTAGTGTTGATTCTGAAGAAGAAGAGGACACACCTTCATGGAGAGGGGAGAGTGGTAAGTCTCCCTCTGTAGGTAGTCAGTTGACTGAGCAGCAGAAGGGACAGTTATTGGAGCTACTTACTGAGTTCAAGACAGTAATGAGTGGGAAGTGTGGGAGAACCTCCATTGGTCAGCATCGTATAAGAACCGTGGAAGGACTACCGGTACGACAGCGGCCATATCGGATGCCACACATTTACAGAGAGGCAGTTGAGAAAGAGTTAGAGATGATGTTGGAAGAGGGTGTGATTGAGCCGTGTGTCAGTGAATGGGCATCTCCAATGGTGATCGTCAAAAAGAAGGATGATACCATTCGACTGTGCGTAGATTACAGGAGACTGAATGCTGGAACACAGCTGGATGCATACCCTATGCCAAGGGTCGAAGACATCTTAGATCAGCTAGGCCAAGCTAAGTATATTACCACATTGGATCTTGCGAAAGGGTATTGGCAAGTTCCTGTGGCAGAGGAGGACCGTCACAAAACAGCATTCATCACCACTAAAGGGCTATACCAATTTAAGATGATGCCATTTGGGCTCTGTGGAGCACCCGCCACATTCCAAAGAATGATGGACGAGGTTATCCGGGGAATGGACAAGTTTGCTAGCGCCTACCTGGATGATCTCATTGTGTTTAGTTATAATTGGGAGGATCATCTTACACATCTAAGAGTAATGTTGAACAGATTGGGAGAGGTGGGGCTAACAACCAAGCCCTCCAAATGTCAGTTGGCTATGGCAGAATGTACATATCTGGGGCATGTGGTTGGCAATGGAGTGGTGAAGCCAGAGGCAACTAAGTTACAAACTATAGAGCAGTTTCCTTTGCCAACCACAAAGAAGCAGGTCAGATCGTTTTTGGGGCTAGCTGGCTATTATCGCCGTTTTATTCCTGACTATGCAACCATTGCTGCTCCATTGACTGAATTAATCAGGAAGTATGAGCCGGAGAGAATTAGTTGGTCAGAAGGTTGTAATAGGGCGTTTTGTGAGTTGAAGGGGAGGTTGTTGTCTTATCCTGTGTTAAGAAATGTTAATTTCTCCCTTCCCTTTACTTTACAGGTAGATGCTTCTGATGTTGGGGTGGGAGCAGTTTTAAGTCAGATTGATGAGGAGGGCATGGACCACCCAGTTGCATACTTCAGCAGGAAACTATTGCCCAGGGAATAG